CGCCAGCTTCTGCTCCAGGTTGCTGAGCGCGGTCTTCAGGTGCTCGACCTGGGCCTTCTGGTCGCTCACCTGCTGCGCGAAGCTCTCGGCCATCTGGCGGTGGCTCAGGGAGCGCTCCAGGGCGCGGCGCGCCAGATCGTCCTGCTTCTTGTCCACGGCCAGCTCGGCCTTGCGCACCCACTCGTTCAGCTTCTCCTCGTTCTCCTTCTGCTTCTTTTCCAGCAGGTGCTGGTCGGCGATGGCGATGGCCACCTGCGTCTTCACCTGCAGGAGCTGGTTCTGCATGTCGAGGATGACCTGCTTGATCATCTTCTCCGGGTCTTCGGCCTTGTCGATCAGGTCGTTGAGGTTGGCGCGAACCAGGGTTGAGACTCGTTCTAATAGCGGCATGACGCTACTCCTTTCCCGAAAACGGTCGTTGGTCGTTGGTGGTTGGCGGAACGCTCACGGGCGAGGCCGGGGGAGGCGAGTCGGCGAAGCTGCCGCGCGCCAGCGCGCTGCCGATCAGGATGCCGACCACGGCGATGCCCACCGCCAGGAAGCGGTCCACCTGCCCCAGCAGCAGGCCGGCGGCCGCGCCCAGGCTGGCGCCCAGCACGATGATCACGCCCGCGAATCTCGACTTCGAGTCCATAGCGGTCCCTTTCCTCGCTGGCTGCGAGGTGGCGGAGACGGGCTGCGCCCGTCCCCGCCCGGTCTTACTTCCCTCCCTTGGCCGACGGTGCGGGCGGCGCCTGCACCTCCGGCTTGGCCGACTTGTCGCCGATCTGGCGGATCTTGGCGAACAGTTCCGACATCTGCATGCCCGAGAGCGCCTCGAACAGCGCCGGCACCTGCGCCGCCATCTGGGTGACGTCGCCGGTGATCTTGTTCACACCGGCGGCGCTGCCGTTCCCGGTGGAGACCACGGTGATCTTGTCCACCTGGGAGAGCGGCTGGGCCAGGGCGCGCACCACTTCGGGCAGGCTGGTGATCAGCTTGTCCACCACCGCCGCCTGGTTGTACTCCTGGTAGGCCTCGGCCTTGACGTTCATGGCCTTGGCCTCGGCCTCGCCCTTCTTGAAGATGATCTCGGCTTCGGCCTCGCCCTGCTGGCGGATGGAGGAGGCGCGGCCCTCCGCTTCCACCGCCAGGCGCTGCTTCTCGGCCTCGGCCAGGGTCTCGATGCGCTGGCGCTCGATCTCCGCCTGCTTGAGCACGGTGGCGATGAGTTCCTTCTCGCGGCGCTGGATCTCGGCGTCCTGCACCTTGATCTGCTCCTGCTTCTCCACCTGCTGCACCTTGACTTGCTCGGCGATCACCTGCTGTTGCATGACGTTGGTCTGGATCTCGTAGGCCTTGTCCGCCTGCGCCTGCTGCTTCTTGACGGCTTCCATATAGGAGGCCTTCTTGACGTCCATGTCACGCTGGGCCTCGGCCTGCTTGGCCAGAGAGAGGGTCTCGGCCTGCACCCGCTCCTGGTCGGCCTGGGCCTTGGCCACGGCCGCGTCGCGGGTAGCCACGGCGCGGCGGATGGCGGTGTCGCGCTCGGCCTCGGCGGTGGCCACGTCGGCGTCGCGCCGGATGCGGGCCACGTCGGGCTTGCCCATGTTGGTGATGTACTCGTTCTTGTCGCGCACCTCCTTGATGGTGAAGCTCACCACCTCCAGCCCCATCTTGTTCATGTCGTCGGCGCAGGTGGAGCGCATGCGGTCGGCCACCATCTCCGGCTGCTTCACGATCTCCTCCACCGTCAACTGGCCGATGATGCCGCGCAGGTGGCCTTCCATCACCAGACGGATGAGCCCGTTGCGCTCCTCCTCGGTCTTGGTGAGGAATTGCTCGGACGCGGTCAGGATGGACTCGGTGTCCGACTTCACCTTGATCTGCGCCACCGCCTCCACCGTGACCGCCACGCCCTGGCGGGTGTAGAGGTCCTGCTGCGGGGCCACGTCGAAGGACATCAGCTCCAGCGACAGGCCGCGCACCGTCTGCACCATGGGCCAGACCACCTTGCCGTGCCCCTTGACCACGGTCGTGCCGCCGAAGCCATACACGATCAGGGCCTCATGCGGCCCCGCCTTGCGGTAGAGCCGCGCCAGCATGCCCATGAGGGCGAAGAAGGCCACAATCCCCAGTCCCACCAGAATCAGAATTGAGCCCGAAAGGTTCTGCATATTGCCTCCTCTTCAAACTCGCGTAGTTACCAGTGCCGAAACCCAGGGTGCCGTCACTGCTTCCTCTCCACTTCGTCCGCGGGCGCAGCGTCGGCCTCTCCGGTCAGGTCTTCCCAGCGGCGGACGTAGGCGATCCCCTTCTCGAAGCGCGTGATTGCGACTTCCGAACCCTTCTCCAGGATGCCGTCGTCCTCGCTGCGGGCCGCGGCGCTCTTGCGCGTCCCGCCCTGGACATAGACGATCTCGCCGGTGCCCCCGGCGCGGATGCCTACGCTCAGCTTCCCGATGGTGCCCACCATCTCGTAGTCGGCGGGATCCATGGTGTCGTCGGGCCGGATGAGTACCTTGGCCATGAACAGGAAGATCAGGCCCGCGCCGGTAAGCCCGCCGAGCACCGCCAAAATCAGAGTAAGCACGCCCAGCACGACCGAGTAGCGGGTGAGGATGTACCCGATGCCGCCGAACCAGGTGAGGAAGGCCATCAGGGTGACGGTATTGACGGGCGACACTTCGCCCCCGACCCGGGCGCCAGTGCCGCGGGCTCCCCCTCCCGGGGCGGCATGTCCGCCGGCATGCGGCACGTGCACGTGGATGTGGCCGCCGTGCCCGAGGTGCGGCAGATGGAACCTCCCCGGCATGTGCATCCCCAGAAGGAAGGAGAGCACGCTGAAGATGAAACCCACCGCGAAGCAGATGAGATAGAAATTCGCCAGAGTCATGGCTCTTCCCTCCCTCCAGGCCGATTGCCGCGCGTGGACGCCTCCCCGCCGGGCCGCAGCACCTGCAGCAGGCGCTCGGCCAGCAGGGGCGTCTCCAGGATCGCGCCCAGCAGCACCAGGGCCTGGCGCGAGTCGCTGTGCCCGGCGATGCGCTCCAGCGCCTGGCTCAGTTCCGGATCGCCGCGGAACTGCTCCGCCCCGGAGCCCAGCCAGGTGTCCAGGCTGTCTTCCAAGGTGCGCAGCTCCGAAGTCAGCTCGGTGTGGAAGCCCTCCGGGTCCTCCACCAGGTAGCCGGGATGCACCTTGAAGAAGCGCGCCAGCAGGGTGCGCGAGGTCTGGGTGAGATGGGGCCGCGCCCCACTCTCGATCTGCGAGAGGTAGGACTGGCTGATGCCCTTGCCCAGTTCGCGGCGGATGGCGTGCACCACCTCCAGCTGGGTCATCTCCCTGCCTAGCCCGCGCAACGCGCCCTCAGTGCGGCGCAGGTGCCGGATTTTCTCTCCTAGCGTCATATTGCAATTTGCGATTATAATATCGCAATGGATGATAATGTCAAGAAGGATTTCGCCCACGTTATCAGCGACTTAGAGGCTGTGGAAAAGATCAGCGGCTCGGAAGGGCTTCCCTATCGCCGGTCTTCGGGGTGGACCAGAATGCGCGCCTGGTAGAGGGTCGGCAGGACGTCTCCCTCCTGCCGCACGAAGCTGCGCACCAGCTCGGTGCGGGAAAAGTGGCCCAGGCTCAGGCAGCGGATCAGTTCGTCGCGCGAGAAGGTCTCCCAGGCCCGGTTCCGCCCCCAGGGAAAGCAGGTGGCCACCACCGCATGGACGTTCAAGCCTTCGGCAAAGCCGCTCTCGATCTGCTCCCGCAGCCAGCGCAGGTAGGCTAGCTTCTCCCGCAGTGCGGCCTTGGGATCCTCCGGCACCACCACTCCGGGCACGTCCGGCACGTCGGCGCGCAGGGTATGCACGTGGCCGTGGCCTTCGACCAGGACCTCGATGTCGAGGGCCAGGAGCCTCTCCAGGGTCTCGATCCACTGCCGGCTGTCGACGTCCGGGTTAGGAGTGGCGAAGTAGCTCCCCATGAAAGCGTCGCCCGCCAGCAGCACCTTCTCCTTGCGATCATAAAGCACGACGTGGTCGTCGCAGTGCCCGGGCGTCGGGATCACCTCCAACTCGCTCTGCGCGGTCGCCAGCCGCTCGGCCAGCACCTGGAATGGCGGGCTCAGGTCGGGCGGCTGCCCGATGATGGTGCGGCGCACCCAGGGCAGACGAGGAGCCGGCTGCAGCCGCGCCGCGGTCGCCTCGGGGACGAACAGCGGGACCCCTGCCCGCTGCGCCAGCCAATTGAGGTTCCCGACGTGCTCTTCGTGGTGATGGGTCGCGACCACCGCGCGGATGGCGCCCTTGGGCAGCCGGCGCAGGTGGCGTGCCAGGGAGCGGCGCATGCGCGGCGAGCCCGGATCGACCGCGATCCCGTCGTAGAGCACCATGGTGAAGAGTTCGCCGAACAGCAGGGGCACCAGGTTGGGGAGGAGCCCGCCGAGAAAGCAG
This genomic window from Terriglobales bacterium contains:
- a CDS encoding PspA/IM30 family protein, yielding MPLLERVSTLVRANLNDLIDKAEDPEKMIKQVILDMQNQLLQVKTQVAIAIADQHLLEKKQKENEEKLNEWVRKAELAVDKKQDDLARRALERSLSHRQMAESFAQQVSDQKAQVEHLKTALSNLEQKLAEAEAKSDLLIAQHRRARAVGKASDAGMKMSDDSKVAAFERMKDKVVRGEAISQAKAELAGADLDDKFRKLEREDEIERLLGEIKARRGKTA
- a CDS encoding helix-turn-helix transcriptional regulator — its product is MTQLEVVHAIRRELGKGISQSYLSQIESGARPHLTQTSRTLLARFFKVHPGYLVEDPEGFHTELTSELRTLEDSLDTWLGSGAEQFRGDPELSQALERIAGHSDSRQALVLLGAILETPLLAERLLQVLRPGGEASTRGNRPGGREEP
- a CDS encoding SPFH domain-containing protein, which gives rise to MQNLSGSILILVGLGIVAFFALMGMLARLYRKAGPHEALIVYGFGGTTVVKGHGKVVWPMVQTVRGLSLELMSFDVAPQQDLYTRQGVAVTVEAVAQIKVKSDTESILTASEQFLTKTEEERNGLIRLVMEGHLRGIIGQLTVEEIVKQPEMVADRMRSTCADDMNKMGLEVVSFTIKEVRDKNEYITNMGKPDVARIRRDADVATAEAERDTAIRRAVATRDAAVAKAQADQERVQAETLSLAKQAEAQRDMDVKKASYMEAVKKQQAQADKAYEIQTNVMQQQVIAEQVKVQQVEKQEQIKVQDAEIQRREKELIATVLKQAEIERQRIETLAEAEKQRLAVEAEGRASSIRQQGEAEAEIIFKKGEAEAKAMNVKAEAYQEYNQAAVVDKLITSLPEVVRALAQPLSQVDKITVVSTGNGSAAGVNKITGDVTQMAAQVPALFEALSGMQMSELFAKIRQIGDKSAKPEVQAPPAPSAKGGK
- a CDS encoding MBL fold metallo-hydrolase, which translates into the protein MVSTSSRSAAPVRYRVLYDGQCEICQAFVSWLRLLDGHRRAECIPIELADLPGLHPDLALDDCLRELHIVSSGGQVYRGWSAVARLARLSPWTWLVGAVGAVPPFRWLGSLGYRFVVRNRYSLSKCRGGACRVSRPGAERARASFGAFWSCYTLGMCLRLPLIVLAGLRDLVRQAATFLRTGRRRLDLLEGRLSICFLGGLLPNLVPLLFGELFTMVLYDGIAVDPGSPRMRRSLARHLRRLPKGAIRAVVATHHHEEHVGNLNWLAQRAGVPLFVPEATAARLQPAPRLPWVRRTIIGQPPDLSPPFQVLAERLATAQSELEVIPTPGHCDDHVVLYDRKEKVLLAGDAFMGSYFATPNPDVDSRQWIETLERLLALDIEVLVEGHGHVHTLRADVPDVPGVVVPEDPKAALREKLAYLRWLREQIESGFAEGLNVHAVVATCFPWGRNRAWETFSRDELIRCLSLGHFSRTELVRSFVRQEGDVLPTLYQARILVHPEDRR